One Lactobacillus crispatus DNA segment encodes these proteins:
- a CDS encoding 6-phospho-beta-glucosidase has translation MYSAKMPKNFLWGGAVAAHQLEGAWKEGGKGTSVADVMTVGSATKPREITDGVLEGKNYPNHSAIDFYHHYKEDIKLMAEMGFKAFRTSIAWTRIFPNGDEAEPNEEGLKFYDDLFDTCHEYSIEPVITLSHFEMPFNLAKNYGGFTNRKVIDFFVRFAEVCFKRYKNKVKYWMTFNEIDNQSAFNNDFLMATNSGILFKDGMTDRDKEAAMYQAGHYELVASALAVKIGHKINPDFQIGCMINYSPVRPLTPSSDDVLLADKWEQRRDWFSDVHVFGEYPNAVEAYIERNGYRPDITDEDKIVLKEGTVDYVGFSYYQTTTVSSEKVKPDELTDLAKAVAKNPTLKRSDWGWEIDPEGLRIALNQLQDRYHKPLFIVENGLGAYDKVETDGSIHDDYRIDYLRNHISEMEKAVELDGVNLMGYLPWGCIDLVSAGTGQMDKRYGFIYVDKNDAGEGTLARSRKDSFFWYKKVIESNGQDLD, from the coding sequence ATGTATTCAGCAAAAATGCCTAAAAACTTTTTATGGGGTGGTGCAGTTGCTGCCCACCAACTTGAAGGTGCTTGGAAAGAAGGAGGAAAAGGTACTTCTGTTGCTGATGTAATGACCGTTGGTTCAGCTACTAAACCACGTGAAATTACTGACGGTGTTCTTGAAGGCAAGAATTATCCTAATCACTCAGCCATTGATTTTTATCATCACTACAAAGAAGACATTAAATTAATGGCTGAAATGGGCTTCAAGGCGTTTAGAACTTCAATTGCCTGGACAAGAATCTTTCCTAATGGTGATGAAGCCGAACCTAACGAGGAAGGTTTAAAGTTCTATGACGATTTATTTGATACTTGTCATGAATACAGCATTGAACCCGTTATTACCCTCTCCCACTTTGAAATGCCTTTTAATTTAGCTAAAAACTATGGTGGTTTTACCAACCGAAAAGTAATCGATTTCTTCGTTCGTTTTGCAGAAGTTTGCTTCAAACGCTACAAGAATAAAGTTAAGTACTGGATGACCTTTAACGAAATTGATAATCAGTCTGCATTCAATAATGATTTCTTGATGGCTACTAACTCAGGCATTTTGTTCAAAGATGGCATGACTGACAGAGATAAAGAAGCCGCCATGTATCAAGCAGGTCACTATGAATTGGTTGCTTCAGCCTTAGCTGTTAAGATTGGTCACAAGATTAATCCTGATTTCCAAATCGGTTGTATGATTAACTACTCACCTGTACGTCCGCTCACTCCATCAAGTGATGATGTCCTTTTAGCTGATAAATGGGAGCAACGCCGTGACTGGTTCTCAGATGTACATGTTTTTGGTGAATATCCAAATGCAGTTGAAGCCTACATTGAACGAAATGGCTATCGTCCTGATATAACTGATGAAGATAAAATTGTCCTAAAGGAAGGCACCGTTGACTACGTTGGCTTCTCCTACTATCAGACTACTACCGTTTCTAGCGAAAAAGTTAAACCTGATGAATTAACTGATTTGGCTAAAGCTGTTGCTAAGAATCCAACCTTAAAGCGTAGCGATTGGGGCTGGGAAATTGACCCAGAAGGCTTAAGAATTGCATTAAATCAATTGCAAGACCGTTATCACAAACCATTATTCATCGTTGAAAATGGTCTTGGAGCTTACGATAAAGTTGAAACTGATGGGTCAATTCACGATGACTACAGAATTGACTACTTAAGAAACCATATTTCAGAAATGGAAAAGGCAGTTGAACTCGATGGAGTTAACTTAATGGGCTACTTACCATGGGGCTGTATTGACCTTGTTTCTGCAGGTACTGGTCAAATGGATAAGCGCTACGGCTTTATCTACGTTGATAAAAACGATGCTGGTGAAGGTACATTGGCTCGTTCACGTAAGGACTCATTCTTCTGGTACAAGAAAGTTATCGAATCTAACGGTCAAGACTTAGATTAA
- a CDS encoding serine hydrolase domain-containing protein — MSNHAVQAKSYSNKQLWKYTLKMMKKHHLRGSIEIVKNGHAQRVSLGYGYYSKRLKNGNTKLLYPVGSLQKMVTAAIITQLIYQKKFNQNTKISRWYPNLKHANQITVGQLMTHTSGINVIGTESNHGVNFSENGAINWTIAQANARENTGRSKFNYNNANYVLLAGIISKVTGKSYAANVKQRVIRPLKLKQTYIYQQIPRSKTDAISYLYSGGKNYSASAYANRNVVSQLPGAGNLFSTANDYYKIQSGMQNGKILTKKQFHYLGHLSSKVNTYSGGFYLKKNQTLKVAYGNFGDTHFVNWMQLTTDNQNGIVMFLNQTYGSKNHIRAIGYNILKHIKANIFIKG; from the coding sequence ATGTCAAATCATGCTGTGCAGGCGAAGAGTTATTCAAATAAGCAACTATGGAAATATACGCTTAAGATGATGAAAAAGCATCATTTACGAGGAAGCATTGAAATTGTAAAAAATGGGCATGCTCAACGTGTTAGCTTAGGCTACGGTTATTACAGCAAACGACTGAAAAATGGCAATACAAAATTGCTTTATCCAGTTGGTTCTTTGCAAAAGATGGTTACTGCTGCAATAATTACACAGTTAATCTACCAGAAGAAATTCAATCAGAATACTAAGATTTCACGCTGGTATCCAAATTTGAAGCATGCAAACCAAATTACGGTGGGGCAGTTAATGACACATACCTCAGGAATTAACGTAATTGGAACAGAATCTAATCATGGAGTTAATTTTTCTGAAAATGGCGCGATCAATTGGACAATTGCCCAAGCCAATGCACGAGAAAATACGGGACGCAGTAAATTTAATTACAATAATGCTAACTATGTTTTGCTGGCAGGCATTATCAGTAAAGTAACGGGAAAGTCTTATGCTGCTAATGTGAAACAGCGGGTTATTCGACCATTGAAGTTGAAGCAAACCTATATTTACCAACAAATTCCGCGGTCAAAGACTGATGCGATTTCATATCTTTATTCTGGTGGTAAAAATTACAGTGCTAGTGCCTATGCTAATCGTAATGTTGTTTCTCAATTGCCTGGTGCTGGGAATCTATTTTCAACGGCTAATGATTATTATAAAATCCAATCAGGTATGCAAAATGGCAAGATTCTGACTAAAAAACAGTTCCATTATCTTGGTCATTTAAGTTCTAAGGTTAATACTTACTCAGGTGGTTTTTATCTGAAAAAGAATCAAACTTTAAAAGTCGCTTATGGCAATTTTGGTGATACCCACTTTGTTAACTGGATGCAACTGACTACTGATAATCAGAATGGAATTGTAATGTTTTTGAATCAAACTTATGGTAGTAAAAATCATATTCGTGCAATCGGGTATAACATTTTAAAGCATATAAAGGCTAATATCTTTATTAAGGGCTAA
- a CDS encoding PTS lactose/cellobiose transporter subunit IIA, with product MAEEKKTPEQKEQETLMAAMGLIANGGNAKSLAFEAIRLAKKGDIVGAREKLKESDKSLLEAHNSQTGMLTKEAQGDHMHVTLLVVHSQDHLMNAITFRDLAGEMVDLYEKLYESGSLKKEDK from the coding sequence ATGGCAGAAGAAAAGAAAACTCCAGAACAAAAAGAACAAGAGACTTTAATGGCTGCTATGGGTTTAATTGCCAATGGTGGTAATGCAAAGAGTTTAGCCTTTGAAGCAATTCGCTTGGCTAAAAAAGGCGATATTGTAGGTGCTCGTGAAAAGTTGAAGGAAAGTGACAAATCACTTCTTGAAGCTCACAATTCACAAACCGGCATGTTAACTAAAGAAGCTCAAGGCGACCACATGCATGTAACTTTGTTGGTAGTTCACTCTCAAGATCACTTGATGAATGCTATCACTTTTAGAGATTTAGCTGGAGAAATGGTTGATCTTTACGAAAAGCTGTATGAATCTGGCTCTCTTAAAAAAGAAGATAAGTAA
- a CDS encoding PTS sugar transporter subunit IIB → MAEQTIMLNCSAGMSTSLLVTKMQAAAKEQGIDAEIFACPASEADDKMAQQEIDCVLLGPQVSYMKGDFENKVKGKGKDGKDIPLDVINMQDYGMMNGANVLAQAEKLIKGE, encoded by the coding sequence ATGGCTGAACAAACTATCATGTTAAATTGTAGTGCTGGTATGAGTACTTCACTCTTAGTAACTAAGATGCAAGCTGCTGCTAAGGAACAAGGTATTGATGCAGAAATCTTTGCTTGCCCAGCATCAGAAGCTGATGACAAGATGGCACAACAAGAAATCGATTGTGTACTTCTTGGGCCTCAAGTAAGTTACATGAAGGGTGACTTCGAAAACAAGGTTAAAGGTAAGGGTAAAGACGGTAAGGACATTCCTTTAGACGTAATTAATATGCAAGATTACGGCATGATGAATGGTGCTAACGTTTTGGCACAAGCTGAAAAATTGATCAAAGGTGAATAA
- a CDS encoding DNA alkylation repair protein, giving the protein MNIETLKKEFSAQANEEKANHLVGYMRNQFLFYGLQTPERRAIYHNFLKDEKKKKEVDWKLLDQAWDEEQRELQYFACDYLLAMKKYIVFDDLAKIERFVRTKQWWDTIDSLIKIYGYVGLTDNRVDDLMLKWSQDPDFWVRRVAIEHQLLRKKKMNTALLQKIIENNLDSQEFFINKAIGWALRDYSKTNPDWVSNFIELHREHLAKLSIKEGSKYL; this is encoded by the coding sequence ATGAATATTGAAACATTAAAAAAAGAATTTAGCGCTCAGGCAAATGAAGAAAAGGCCAATCATCTTGTTGGTTACATGCGAAATCAATTTCTATTCTATGGCCTACAAACACCAGAACGTAGGGCGATTTATCATAATTTTTTGAAAGATGAAAAGAAGAAAAAAGAAGTTGACTGGAAGTTGCTAGACCAGGCATGGGATGAAGAACAACGCGAATTGCAATATTTTGCCTGTGATTATTTATTGGCAATGAAAAAGTATATTGTTTTTGATGATTTAGCTAAAATTGAGCGTTTTGTTAGAACAAAGCAATGGTGGGATACGATTGACTCATTAATCAAAATTTATGGCTATGTTGGCTTAACGGATAATCGAGTAGACGATCTAATGCTCAAGTGGTCGCAAGATCCAGATTTCTGGGTAAGAAGGGTCGCGATTGAGCATCAATTATTGCGTAAAAAGAAAATGAACACCGCGTTATTACAAAAAATTATTGAAAATAATCTTGATAGTCAGGAGTTTTTTATCAATAAGGCAATTGGCTGGGCTTTGCGTGATTACTCTAAGACCAATCCAGATTGGGTGAGTAACTTCATTGAACTGCATCGAGAGCATTTAGCTAAATTGAGTATTAAAGAAGGCAGTAAATATTTATAA
- a CDS encoding PTS cellobiose transporter subunit IIA: MRRRKMNKQNIKKEQTETAKKRHEDSIKYMYFSRYLLIRYIITIFFFTNLMWLIIDVNYHSVLGIIVSAIMTIYSGIASIEQLTKMHNRKREVPISKVYLEVQAALNLLFIILTFLPLGKYLFPFIENQSIMFFMTTLFLAGILLCVWSEYRIHQIMNDQDRYHKVIETFKKHQQ; the protein is encoded by the coding sequence ATGAGACGAAGAAAAATGAATAAACAAAACATTAAAAAAGAACAGACAGAGACGGCTAAAAAAAGACATGAAGATAGCATTAAGTATATGTATTTTAGTCGATATTTGTTAATTAGATATATTATTACCATCTTCTTTTTTACCAACTTGATGTGGCTAATTATTGATGTAAATTATCATAGTGTTCTTGGCATTATTGTTTCGGCAATTATGACAATTTATAGTGGGATTGCTTCGATTGAGCAGTTAACTAAAATGCATAATCGAAAACGAGAGGTCCCAATTAGCAAAGTTTATCTTGAAGTACAAGCAGCTTTAAATTTACTTTTTATAATATTGACGTTTTTGCCATTGGGTAAGTATTTATTCCCATTCATCGAAAATCAAAGTATTATGTTCTTTATGACAACTTTGTTTTTAGCTGGCATTTTATTGTGTGTTTGGAGCGAATACCGAATTCATCAAATTATGAATGATCAAGATCGTTATCACAAGGTGATAGAGACTTTTAAGAAGCACCAACAATAG
- a CDS encoding GntR family transcriptional regulator, translating into MSRYQDIANDIEKDIIEKKYTRKLPEQFELAQKYQTSRVTIVHALKILQNKKLIRTVKGHGTFITSKSIPDIFLNSDVNEHTGFTRHVNNALAITSNVIAFNIRKPSISERKALCLEKDDEVYDIIRQRILNKKPAKLEYTVMPVSRIPGITLDILHKSIYSYIQNDLGLKIGRADRIITAEKSDAYDMKYLECKNDDPVLCIQQKAFLEDGRPFEISESRNRYDRGDLTVNGK; encoded by the coding sequence TTGAGTCGCTATCAAGACATTGCTAATGATATAGAAAAAGATATTATTGAGAAAAAATATACAAGAAAACTACCTGAACAATTTGAACTGGCCCAAAAATATCAAACTAGTCGGGTCACAATCGTTCACGCCTTAAAGATTTTACAAAATAAAAAATTAATACGGACTGTCAAGGGACATGGGACCTTTATTACAAGCAAGTCTATTCCCGACATTTTTCTTAATTCTGATGTCAATGAGCATACCGGCTTTACTCGTCATGTCAATAATGCTCTCGCAATAACCAGTAATGTGATTGCCTTTAACATTCGCAAACCTAGTATTAGTGAACGAAAAGCTCTTTGTTTAGAAAAAGATGACGAAGTTTACGATATTATTAGACAACGAATTTTAAATAAAAAGCCAGCTAAATTAGAATATACCGTGATGCCAGTTAGCCGCATCCCCGGTATCACCCTAGATATTTTGCACAAGTCAATCTACTCTTATATTCAAAATGATCTTGGGCTTAAGATCGGCCGAGCAGATCGCATTATTACAGCTGAAAAATCTGATGCATATGATATGAAGTATCTTGAATGTAAAAATGATGATCCTGTTTTATGTATTCAGCAAAAGGCATTCCTTGAAGACGGACGACCTTTTGAAATTTCTGAGTCACGTAATCGCTATGACCGTGGTGATTTAACAGTTAATGGCAAATAA
- a CDS encoding nucleoside hydrolase, with amino-acid sequence MKQIYFNHDGNIDDLVSYLLLLQAPDIKLLGVGAIDADGYIDPSVEACRKMTDLFNLRGDDLTIARSNSRAVNQFPHEWRMATYSFNYLPMLNESGKIDTQQAKLPAHLDMVEKIKEADEPIALVMTGPLTDLARALDVDPDIEKNIEKLYWMGGSLDGHGNVAMVNADGSQEWNSFWDPYAVKRVFESNIPIQMVGLESTEELPLNDELRQHWASLRKYPAMDLIGQGYSLIVSIPSAELYLWDVLTTISALYPEVVETETAKARVITDGLSAGSFVRDPKGREVTLVTKANKDLFFQKMDEILERK; translated from the coding sequence ATGAAACAAATTTATTTTAACCATGATGGTAATATCGATGATTTAGTATCTTATCTGCTCTTACTACAAGCACCAGATATCAAACTTTTAGGTGTTGGTGCAATTGATGCAGACGGCTACATTGATCCTAGTGTTGAAGCATGTCGCAAAATGACCGATCTTTTTAACTTACGTGGTGATGATTTGACTATTGCTCGTTCCAACTCACGTGCAGTCAACCAATTTCCTCACGAGTGGCGGATGGCAACTTATTCATTTAATTATCTTCCCATGCTCAATGAAAGTGGCAAGATTGATACGCAACAGGCAAAGCTTCCTGCTCATTTAGACATGGTCGAAAAAATTAAAGAAGCAGACGAGCCTATCGCTTTAGTTATGACAGGTCCGTTAACTGACCTAGCTCGCGCTTTAGATGTCGATCCCGACATTGAGAAAAACATTGAAAAACTTTATTGGATGGGTGGTTCTCTTGATGGGCACGGCAACGTTGCTATGGTTAACGCTGACGGTAGTCAAGAATGGAACTCGTTTTGGGATCCATACGCAGTTAAACGCGTATTTGAATCAAATATTCCAATTCAGATGGTCGGATTAGAAAGTACGGAAGAATTACCACTTAACGATGAGTTGCGCCAGCACTGGGCAAGTTTACGCAAATATCCTGCAATGGACTTGATAGGACAAGGCTATAGTCTAATCGTATCTATACCATCAGCCGAACTCTACCTTTGGGATGTGCTAACTACAATCAGCGCACTATATCCAGAAGTTGTTGAAACCGAAACGGCTAAAGCAAGAGTCATCACTGATGGGTTAAGTGCAGGAAGCTTTGTACGGGATCCTAAAGGAAGAGAAGTAACCCTTGTTACTAAAGCCAATAAGGATCTCTTCTTCCAAAAGATGGATGAAATTTTAGAAAGAAAATAA
- a CDS encoding Mbeg1-like protein — protein sequence MYPDNNILTYLKWRGDVDFSTSPFNDIDALVLSIFSYLELPGIVKSNGTTISLEKAAKLYFADDHPRYDNLQYQELFKLMAHADRFKNAKLSYFISTLTEHTQFSAIKIELTDGTNFIAFRGTDDSLIGWKEDFEISFKITVAQQQAVKLLETILKADDQDYYLGGHSKGGNLAEYAAINIEPKLRKRIKRIYTFDSPGIAEEVGAQLPNKYLQNTLRRFVPDFSVIGRLFESKNIPATIVGSTRKGLSQHDAFSWQIIGSNFDTRRHRNAQSQVYNQLINQWIGNATLEERESLTNDLFSALSSSGATKINELDKNGFGGFGAILFSLADSSRRTRFVFGSLFSSIWQTIKSQQLTKALFSTDTIVGWVLVVLGIISLTLPQYAVRAFGALVAFTGIGFSVHQILTTAKSSLKDRQKNFFIISYLVVFALSTALISNNRLLIFLAHYFLGLFLIIYSYIRIRQLVFRKLPGIFQITIVAIEALIAFALGIIVVVNPSAFNRRAIIIIGILLIAYGFFKLVGELFGQRSKMPKNHR from the coding sequence ATGTATCCAGATAATAATATTCTTACATATTTAAAATGGCGTGGTGACGTTGACTTCTCAACATCGCCTTTTAATGATATTGATGCACTTGTTTTATCTATTTTTTCTTATCTTGAATTACCAGGTATTGTTAAAAGTAACGGAACGACAATTAGTTTAGAGAAGGCTGCCAAGCTCTATTTTGCAGATGATCATCCTCGTTATGATAATTTGCAATACCAAGAACTATTTAAATTAATGGCTCATGCAGACCGCTTTAAAAATGCAAAACTGTCGTATTTTATTAGTACGTTAACTGAACATACTCAATTTAGTGCAATCAAAATTGAACTAACTGATGGGACCAACTTTATTGCTTTTCGTGGGACTGACGATTCACTAATTGGCTGGAAAGAAGATTTTGAAATTAGTTTTAAAATCACTGTAGCCCAACAACAAGCAGTAAAATTGCTCGAAACTATTCTCAAAGCTGATGATCAAGATTATTACTTAGGCGGTCACTCAAAAGGTGGCAATTTAGCTGAATATGCTGCCATTAATATTGAGCCCAAATTAAGAAAAAGAATCAAACGTATTTATACCTTTGATTCACCTGGAATTGCAGAAGAAGTTGGTGCTCAGCTCCCTAATAAGTATTTGCAAAATACTCTACGCCGCTTTGTGCCAGACTTTAGCGTCATCGGTCGCTTGTTTGAGTCGAAAAATATTCCAGCCACTATTGTTGGTAGTACTCGCAAGGGATTAAGCCAACACGATGCTTTTTCCTGGCAAATAATCGGTTCTAACTTCGACACCAGACGCCACCGCAATGCTCAATCTCAAGTATATAATCAACTAATCAATCAATGGATTGGTAACGCCACCCTAGAAGAACGTGAGTCTTTAACTAATGACCTCTTTTCTGCTTTAAGCTCTAGCGGCGCAACTAAGATCAACGAACTTGATAAAAATGGTTTTGGCGGTTTTGGTGCAATTTTGTTTTCACTGGCTGATTCATCTCGGCGAACCCGTTTCGTCTTTGGTTCATTATTTTCCAGCATTTGGCAGACGATCAAGAGCCAGCAACTGACCAAAGCGCTTTTCTCAACAGACACAATTGTTGGTTGGGTGCTGGTAGTATTAGGAATCATTAGTCTAACTCTACCCCAATATGCAGTGCGCGCTTTTGGCGCCCTAGTTGCCTTCACGGGGATTGGTTTCAGTGTTCACCAAATTTTAACAACGGCAAAATCTAGTCTAAAAGACCGACAAAAAAACTTCTTTATTATTTCGTATTTAGTAGTTTTTGCTTTATCAACCGCGTTAATTTCTAATAACCGTCTACTAATTTTCTTAGCTCACTACTTCTTAGGACTATTCTTAATTATCTATTCCTACATTCGAATTAGGCAACTAGTCTTTCGTAAATTACCCGGAATTTTTCAGATTACTATTGTAGCGATCGAGGCATTAATTGCTTTTGCTTTAGGAATTATCGTAGTGGTTAACCCTAGTGCCTTTAATCGGAGAGCAATTATTATTATCGGTATTTTGCTAATTGCTTACGGCTTCTTCAAGTTAGTTGGCGAATTATTTGGCCAGCGCAGCAAAATGCCCAAAAATCATCGTTAA
- the celB gene encoding PTS cellobiose transporter subunit IIC encodes MADSKSGSFKDALAAKAGKFAGSRFVRAIMDAGYSVISFSIIGAVFLILNVLPQAFPIPGFAAFYANTLGRFSGLFQVVYNSTMGILALVFAGTFAYSYTDIYRREEKIDLVPMNGLMMFLMAFFITVPELIWKNGAVQFITTFTKTKMVAGGYEASTNGITRIAAVGIFTGLVIAWLTVQIYRYTVKHNWRIKMPASVPSGVSNSFSALIPGFCIAVVVALIELILVTLGTDIFQVLYIPFSFISAIADTWWGFLIIIFLIHFLWWFGIHGATIMSSFYTPIVLANMAANVNGANHFFAGDPMNSFVIIGGSGATLGMAIWLAFGSRSAQLKEIGKVELVPAIFNINEPLLFGLPIVYNINLLVPFICAPLASGLVGYIAVTSHLVPKIIVQQPWPTPVGLSGYLATTSWQGAVLSIVCALVAFLVWFPFIKHYDNVLLKKEQADATKN; translated from the coding sequence ATGGCTGATTCAAAATCTGGCTCTTTTAAAGATGCGCTAGCTGCAAAAGCAGGTAAATTTGCAGGTTCACGTTTTGTTAGAGCTATTATGGACGCTGGTTATAGCGTTATTTCATTTTCAATTATCGGGGCAGTTTTCTTAATTTTGAATGTGCTGCCTCAAGCATTTCCAATTCCAGGATTTGCCGCATTTTATGCGAATACTTTAGGACGTTTTAGTGGCTTATTCCAAGTAGTTTACAACTCGACTATGGGTATCTTGGCATTAGTATTTGCAGGTACTTTTGCTTATTCATACACGGATATTTATCGAAGAGAAGAGAAAATTGATTTGGTACCGATGAACGGTTTGATGATGTTCTTAATGGCATTCTTCATTACTGTTCCGGAACTTATTTGGAAAAATGGTGCTGTTCAATTTATTACTACATTTACTAAGACTAAAATGGTGGCAGGTGGTTATGAAGCCTCAACAAATGGTATTACCAGAATTGCTGCCGTTGGTATCTTCACTGGATTAGTAATTGCATGGCTTACAGTTCAGATCTACCGTTACACTGTTAAGCACAACTGGAGAATAAAAATGCCTGCATCAGTTCCATCTGGTGTTTCTAACTCATTTAGCGCTTTGATCCCAGGCTTTTGTATTGCTGTTGTAGTTGCATTGATTGAACTAATTTTGGTAACTTTAGGAACTGATATTTTCCAAGTTCTTTACATTCCATTCTCATTCATCAGTGCAATTGCTGATACTTGGTGGGGCTTTTTGATTATCATTTTCTTGATTCACTTCTTATGGTGGTTCGGAATTCATGGTGCTACTATCATGAGCTCATTCTATACTCCAATTGTTTTAGCTAATATGGCTGCTAATGTAAATGGTGCTAATCACTTCTTTGCAGGTGATCCGATGAACTCCTTTGTAATTATTGGTGGTTCAGGTGCTACTTTAGGGATGGCAATCTGGTTAGCCTTTGGTTCTCGTTCAGCTCAATTGAAAGAAATTGGTAAGGTTGAATTGGTTCCTGCCATTTTTAATATTAATGAACCATTGTTATTCGGTTTGCCAATCGTTTATAACATTAACTTGCTTGTGCCATTCATTTGTGCTCCACTTGCTTCTGGCTTGGTGGGTTACATCGCAGTAACTTCACATTTAGTACCTAAGATTATTGTGCAACAACCATGGCCAACTCCAGTGGGTTTGAGTGGTTATCTTGCAACTACTAGCTGGCAAGGTGCCGTGCTTTCAATTGTTTGTGCACTTGTTGCCTTCTTAGTTTGGTTCCCATTCATCAAGCACTATGACAATGTCTTATTGAAGAAGGAACAGGCTGACGCTACTAAGAACTAA
- a CDS encoding FMN-binding protein, producing the protein MLKEGTYSARARGMAGFVGVTLTVADNKISTVDLDLSTETPQYGQKAEKTLKQEILDKQSADIDAVTGATFTSNGVKEATSEALKQAK; encoded by the coding sequence ATGTTAAAAGAAGGAACATATAGTGCCCGTGCACGCGGCATGGCAGGCTTTGTAGGTGTGACATTAACTGTAGCTGATAATAAAATTTCAACTGTAGATTTAGATTTATCTACGGAAACGCCGCAGTATGGTCAAAAAGCAGAAAAAACATTAAAGCAGGAAATTTTGGATAAACAATCTGCTGATATCGACGCTGTTACTGGTGCAACATTTACTTCCAATGGGGTTAAAGAGGCTACAAGCGAAGCCTTAAAACAGGCAAAGTAG
- a CDS encoding SA1002 family membrane protein, with translation MHVTTYFIIAVIILVVFLLFRSEHKFEFLKAAILFVIQLCCSTINFLIFMVIAYLIMSQWDHVNLGNLFLLLAAFVVLSGVFVYWGMRLASKIFKFSTTTLTLVEYYIQWSLVYVTVYQAIFSNIKHITSITNFIRVGNFLDPNLFVVVILPSFISVWIAVILYKKSIKAI, from the coding sequence GTGCACGTTACTACATATTTCATCATTGCTGTAATTATTCTAGTAGTATTTTTGTTATTCAGATCAGAGCACAAGTTTGAATTCTTAAAGGCTGCAATTTTATTTGTCATTCAGCTGTGTTGTTCAACAATTAATTTCTTAATTTTCATGGTAATTGCGTATTTGATCATGAGTCAATGGGACCATGTTAATTTGGGAAACTTGTTTTTGCTGTTAGCAGCATTTGTTGTACTTTCAGGTGTTTTTGTTTATTGGGGGATGCGACTGGCTAGCAAAATTTTTAAGTTTTCGACAACTACACTCACTTTGGTAGAATATTATATTCAGTGGTCGTTAGTATATGTTACAGTTTATCAAGCGATATTTAGTAACATAAAACATATTACTTCAATTACAAACTTCATCAGAGTAGGTAATTTTTTAGATCCAAATTTGTTTGTAGTTGTGATACTGCCATCATTCATTTCAGTTTGGATTGCGGTAATTCTTTACAAAAAGTCAATTAAGGCAATATAA